One Oryza glaberrima chromosome 11, OglaRS2, whole genome shotgun sequence genomic region harbors:
- the LOC127755438 gene encoding zinc finger BED domain-containing protein RICESLEEPER 2-like isoform X2 yields the protein MENKVKCKACETLLTKNSSGTTTHWRRHLEQCDYHKLQQKSIKQQNINFPSLDEGDVDLDAPYVSVPGYYDPTKIRELICKIIIVHELPFCLVEYTWFNVLLKRLNPSYKKVSRNTIRSDCMRLYESEKEKLKRTFKDVRKISLTCDLWTSNQTICYMSLVAHYIDADWSMHCRVINFLELEPPHTGVVIANAISDCLASWRIEDKIASITFDNASSNDSAANLLLAKFTKRGSLWFYGKFLHIRCCAHILNLIVQDGLAVIKHIIDKVRDTIKYIKKSNNRAYKFSADIDSLNLKSDMGLAIDSYTRWGSTFKMLQSAFFCRSALDVYAAGDANYRWLPTPEEWNLYCEVNDALSVIHAATEEFSVQALVCTSSWIRGGHHKSTDLEDDTNSIVLVPTQASTTNSVVGSN from the exons atGGAAAATAAGGTCAAATGTAAGGCATGTGAAACTCTGCTCACCAAGAATAGTAGTGGCACTACAACACATTGGCGGAGGCATTTAGAGCAGTGTGATTATCACAAGCTTCAACAAAAATCCATAAAACAACAGAATATCAATTTCCCTAGCCTTGATGAAGGTGATGTTGATCTTGATGCTCCTTATGTTTCTGTCCCTGGTTATTATGATCCTACAAAGATACGTGAGCTTATTTGCAAAATTATCATTGTCCATGAGTTGCCATTTTGCCTTGTGGAGTATACATGGTTTAATGTTTTGCTAAAGAGGCTAAACCCTTCTTACAAAAAGGTCTCTAGAAATACCATTAGAAGTGATTGTATGAGGCTTTAtgaatctgaaaaagaaaaactgaagaGGACTTTCAAAGATGTTAGAAAGATAAGCCTCACATGTGATCTTTGGACCTCTAACCAAACAATTTGCTACATGAGCCTTGTTGCCCACTACATAGATGCTGATTGGTCAATGCATTGTCGTGTTATTAACTTTCTTGAGTTGGAGCCTCCACATACTGGTGTAGTTATTGCTAATGCCATTTCTGATTGTCTTGCTTCATGGAGAATTGAGGACAAGATAGCTAGCATCACATTTGACAATGCCTCAAGTAATGACAGTGCTGCTAACCTGTTGCTTGCCAAGTTTACAAAACGTGGTTCACTTTGGTTTTATGGAAAATTCCTTCATATCCGCTGTTGTGCTCACATTCTGAACTTAATTGTCCAAGATGGTCTGGCTGTGATTAAGCATATAATTGACAAAGTTAGGGACACTATCAAGTACATCAAGAAATCAAACAATCGAGCATACAAGTTCAGTGCTGATATTGATTCTCTCAACCTTAAAAGTGACATGGGTTTGGCTATTGATTCCTACACAAGGTGGGGCTCAACCTTCAAAATGCTGCAATCTGCATTTTTTTGTAGGTCTGCCTTGGATGTATATGCTGCAGGAGATGCAAACTATAGGTGGCTGCCAACACCAGAGGAATGGAATCTATATTGTGAAGTCAATGATGCCCTTTCTGTCATTCATGCAGCCACTGAGGAGTTCTCAG TACAAGCTTTGGTGTGTACATCTAGTTGGATTAGAGGAGGCCACCACAAAAGCACAGATTTA GAGGATGATACTAATTCTATTGTCCTTGTCCCAACTCAAGCTTCAACTACAAATTCGGTTGTGGGCAGCAATTAG
- the LOC127753856 gene encoding receptor protein-tyrosine kinase CEPR2-like, protein MRRHILVCHLPLIILLSSSLSSSCRSDHQIQIQALVQFKASLVDPLGNLQSWTTNATSSPCSYLGVQCDPVTGAVTEISLASMNLSGRISPAIGALAALTRLDLGDNTISGGVPPELSNCTQLQFLNLSCNGLTGELPDLSAKLAALDTLDVANNCFSGRFPAWVGNLPGLVILAVGENSYDRGETPPSIGNLKKLTHLYLSSCYLTGEIPESIFGLTALRTLDMSKNYLTGGIPAAIGNLCELWSIQLYSNNLTGELPPELGKLTGLRELDVSGNKLSGEIPASLAVLRNFEVIHLQWNNLSGPIPPAWGELRFLKRFAVYENHFSGEFPVNFGRFSPLYGIDISENSFSGPFPRYLCHGKNLQYLLTIRNSFSGELPEEYSACHHLVIFRIHSNRLTGSLPSWVWGQQSAEIIDVSDNGFTGRISPAISKAQRLKELWLHNNRLDGEIPREIGRLWRLKKLYLSNNSFSGVIPPEIGSLSKLTELTLGGNMLTGWL, encoded by the exons ATGAGAAGGCACATCCTTGTCTGCCATCTCCCACTTATCATACTCCTCTCCTCATCACTCAGCTCAAGCTGCCGATCTGACCACCAAATTCAGATTCAGGCACTTGTCCAATTCAAGGCCAGCTTGGTTGACCCTCTGGGCAATCTTCAATCATGGACCACGaacgccacctcctcgccgtgcAGCTACCTCGGCGTGCAGTGTGATCCGGTGACCGGCGCGGTCACCGAGATCTCGCTGGCGAGCATGAACCTCTCCGGCAGGATATCGCCGGCGATCGGCGCCCTCGCGGCCCTAACACGGCTCGATCTCGGCGACAACACCATTTCAGGGGGAGTGCCTCCTGAGCTGAGCAACTGCACGCAGCTCCAGTTCCTCAACCTCTCCTGCAACGGCCTCACCGGCGAGCTGCCGGACTTGTCGGCGAAGCTGGCGGCGCTCGACACCCTCGACGTCGCGAACAATTGCTTCTCCGGGAGGTTCCCGGCGTGGGTCGGCAACCTGCCCGGTCTCGtcatcctcgccgtcggcgagaACAGCTACGACCGAGGCGAGACTCCGCCGAGCATCGGAAACCTCAAGAAGTTGACGCATCTCTACTTGTCGAGCTGCTACCTGACAGGGGAGATACCTGAATCCATCTTCGGGCTCACGGCGCTGCGAACGCTGGACATGTCGAAGAACTATCTCACCGGCGGAATCCCGGCGGCCATCGGCAACCTCTGCGAGTTGTGGAGCATCCAGCTGTATAGTAATAACCTCACAGGCGAGCTCCCACCGGAGCTCGGGAAGCTGACCGGGCTACGCGAGCTCGACGTCTCCGGGAACAAGCTCAGCGGCGAGATCCCGGCGTCTCTTGCGGTGCTCAGGAACTTCGAGGTGATACATCTCCAGTGGAACAATCTATCTGGGCCGATCCCGCCGGCGTGGGGGGAGCTACGATTCCTCAAGAGATTTGCTGTCTACGAGAACCATTTCTCTGGTGAGTTCCCGGTGAACTTCGGCCGGTTCTCGCCGCTCTACGGCATCGACATTTCCGAGAACTCCTTCTCCGGCCCATTCCCGAG GTATCTCTGCCACGGCAAGAATCTCCAGTACCTTCTCACCATCCGGAAcagcttctccggcgagctcccggaGGAATACTCCGCCTGCCACCATTTGGTGATCTTCCGGATTCACAGTAACAGGCTCACCGGCAGCCTCCCGTCGTGGGTGTGGGGACAACAATCGGCGGAGATCATTGATGTTTCGGACAATGGGTTCACCGGAAGAATCTCACCGGCGATCAGCAAGGCGCAGAGGCTGAAGGAGCTCTGGTTGCACAATAACCGGCTCGACGGCGAAATCCCCAGGGAGATCGGCCGGCTCTGGCGGCTCAAGAAGCTATACCTTTCGAATAACTCATTCTCCGGCGTGATACCACCGGAGATCGGTAGCCTAAGCAAGCTGACCGAGCTGACCTTGGGAGGGAACATGTTGACCGGCTGGCTATGA
- the LOC127755438 gene encoding zinc finger BED domain-containing protein RICESLEEPER 2-like isoform X1, with the protein MENKVKCKACETLLTKNSSGTTTHWRRHLEQCDYHKLQQKSIKQQNINFPSLDEGDVDLDAPYVSVPGYYDPTKIRELICKIIIVHELPFCLVEYTWFNVLLKRLNPSYKKVSRNTIRSDCMRLYESEKEKLKRTFKDVRKISLTCDLWTSNQTICYMSLVAHYIDADWSMHCRVINFLELEPPHTGVVIANAISDCLASWRIEDKIASITFDNASSNDSAANLLLAKFTKRGSLWFYGKFLHIRCCAHILNLIVQDGLAVIKHIIDKVRDTIKYIKKSNNRAYKFSADIDSLNLKSDMGLAIDSYTRWGSTFKMLQSAFFCRSALDVYAAGDANYRWLPTPEEWNLYCEVNDALSVIHAATEEFSGGRVISDYCSSLLPSTVQALVCTSSWIRGGHHKSTDLEDDTNSIVLVPTQASTTNSVVGSN; encoded by the exons atGGAAAATAAGGTCAAATGTAAGGCATGTGAAACTCTGCTCACCAAGAATAGTAGTGGCACTACAACACATTGGCGGAGGCATTTAGAGCAGTGTGATTATCACAAGCTTCAACAAAAATCCATAAAACAACAGAATATCAATTTCCCTAGCCTTGATGAAGGTGATGTTGATCTTGATGCTCCTTATGTTTCTGTCCCTGGTTATTATGATCCTACAAAGATACGTGAGCTTATTTGCAAAATTATCATTGTCCATGAGTTGCCATTTTGCCTTGTGGAGTATACATGGTTTAATGTTTTGCTAAAGAGGCTAAACCCTTCTTACAAAAAGGTCTCTAGAAATACCATTAGAAGTGATTGTATGAGGCTTTAtgaatctgaaaaagaaaaactgaagaGGACTTTCAAAGATGTTAGAAAGATAAGCCTCACATGTGATCTTTGGACCTCTAACCAAACAATTTGCTACATGAGCCTTGTTGCCCACTACATAGATGCTGATTGGTCAATGCATTGTCGTGTTATTAACTTTCTTGAGTTGGAGCCTCCACATACTGGTGTAGTTATTGCTAATGCCATTTCTGATTGTCTTGCTTCATGGAGAATTGAGGACAAGATAGCTAGCATCACATTTGACAATGCCTCAAGTAATGACAGTGCTGCTAACCTGTTGCTTGCCAAGTTTACAAAACGTGGTTCACTTTGGTTTTATGGAAAATTCCTTCATATCCGCTGTTGTGCTCACATTCTGAACTTAATTGTCCAAGATGGTCTGGCTGTGATTAAGCATATAATTGACAAAGTTAGGGACACTATCAAGTACATCAAGAAATCAAACAATCGAGCATACAAGTTCAGTGCTGATATTGATTCTCTCAACCTTAAAAGTGACATGGGTTTGGCTATTGATTCCTACACAAGGTGGGGCTCAACCTTCAAAATGCTGCAATCTGCATTTTTTTGTAGGTCTGCCTTGGATGTATATGCTGCAGGAGATGCAAACTATAGGTGGCTGCCAACACCAGAGGAATGGAATCTATATTGTGAAGTCAATGATGCCCTTTCTGTCATTCATGCAGCCACTGAGGAGTTCTCAG GGGGTCGAGTGATTAGTGATTATTGCAGCTCTTTACTCCCATCAACAGTACAAGCTTTGGTGTGTACATCTAGTTGGATTAGAGGAGGCCACCACAAAAGCACAGATTTA GAGGATGATACTAATTCTATTGTCCTTGTCCCAACTCAAGCTTCAACTACAAATTCGGTTGTGGGCAGCAATTAG